The window GCTGGAGCGCATGGAATGGCTGCGAAACGAGGTTCTGGCGCGTCTCTGAATGGAGAAAGTCGAGGGAAAACCTCGCGGAGGACGGACCATGGAGGTAAGAGAGTACAATCCGCGCGACTGGAAGTCGCATCCGCCTTACCGCTACGAGGGATACAGGTCCTCGTTGAAGCGGGCGCCGCTGAAACGCCTGGTGCGGATCAAGCAGACGCTGTCGGAAATCACGGGGCCGCTTTTCGGCCACGAGGCGGTGCGTCCCGGCGACAACGACCTCACGCGCAACGCGGGGACCGGCGTGGAGGCGATGGGCGAGCGCCTGATCATCGTCGGGCGCGTGCTCGACGAAGACGAGCGGCCCGTGCCGAACACCCTTATCGAGATCTGGCAGGCCAACGCCGCCGGCCGCTACCAGCATGACGCGGACCAGCACGACGCCCCGCTCGATCCCAATTTCATCGGCGCCGGCCGCTGCATGACCAACGAAAAAGGGGAGTACCGCTTCGTCACCATCCGGCCGGGCGCTTATCCCTGGCTCAACCATCCCAATGCGTGGCGGCCGTCGCACATTCATCTCTCGCTGTTCGGCCCGTGCTTCGTGACCCGGCTCGTCACGCAATTTTTCTTCCCGGGCGACCCGCTCCTCCCCCTCGATCCGATTTTGAGCTCGATCCCGAGCAAGAAGGCGCGCGAACGGCTGATCGCTTCCTACGCGCACGACGTGACCGAGCCCGAGTGGGCGCTCGGGTATCGTTTCGACATCGTTCTGCGCGGCCGGCGGCAGACGCCGTTCGAGGAGGGGCGGCCATGAAGCAGACGCCGTCGCAAACGGTCGGGCCGTTCTATTCGCTGGGGCTGACGCGCTCGCCGATGAACCGGCTCGCGGGCGAGGGGACCGCCGGAGAAAAGATCCGGATCGAAGGCCGCGTTCTCGACGGCGACGGCCAGCCGGTTCCGGACGCGCTCGTCGAGATCTGGCAGGCCAACGCCTACGGGCGCTACCATCACCCGGAGGACAAGCAGGAAAAGCCCCTCGACCCGAGCTTCTCCGGATGGGGGCGTTGCGGGACCAATGAGCGGGGAGAGTTCTGGTTCGAGACGATCAAGCCGGGATCCGTTCCCGGCCCGGGGACGACGATCCAGGCGCCGCACATCAACGTGGCGGTGTTCGCCCGGGGGATGCTCATCCACGCGCATACACGCATCTATTTTTCCGACGAGGCGTCGAACGCCGGCGACCCCGTCCTGTCGTGCATCAGGGACAAACGGCGGCGGCAGACGCTGATTGCGGCGCGGGAAAACCGGGAGGGAGGCGCCGTCTACCGCTTCGACATCCGCCTCCAGGGGGAAGGCGAGACGGTCTTTTTCGACGCGTAGCGGCGGAGGAGGGGCAGGAAATGGCCACGGCGCTCGATTCGGCGATCTTCGGGCCGCTCTTTACCGATCCCGACGTCGCGGAGCGCCTGAGCGACGGCGCGTTCGTGCGGGCGCTCATCGAGGTGGAGGCGGCGCTCGCGGCCGCCGAAGCGCGAGTGGGCGTCATCCCGCAGAGCGCCGCGGCCGAGATCGCAAAGGCGGCCGACGAAGCGACAATCGATCCCGGCGCCCTTGCCGAAGGCACGGCTCGCTCCGGATTTCCGGTGATCGGGCTCGTGCAGCGGCTCCGCGCGGCGGTCGGTCCCGATGCCGCGCCCTACGTTCACTGGGGCGCGACCACCCAGGACATCATGGATACGGCGTGCGTGCTTCAGCTTCGCGGCGTCGTCGGGGTCCTCGAGAAGCGCCTTTCCGAGCTGGTGGAAGAGCTGGCGGGGCTGGCACGCC is drawn from Candidatus Zixiibacteriota bacterium and contains these coding sequences:
- the pcaG gene encoding protocatechuate 3,4-dioxygenase subunit alpha, which produces MKQTPSQTVGPFYSLGLTRSPMNRLAGEGTAGEKIRIEGRVLDGDGQPVPDALVEIWQANAYGRYHHPEDKQEKPLDPSFSGWGRCGTNERGEFWFETIKPGSVPGPGTTIQAPHINVAVFARGMLIHAHTRIYFSDEASNAGDPVLSCIRDKRRRQTLIAARENREGGAVYRFDIRLQGEGETVFFDA
- the pcaH gene encoding protocatechuate 3,4-dioxygenase subunit beta, with the protein product MEVREYNPRDWKSHPPYRYEGYRSSLKRAPLKRLVRIKQTLSEITGPLFGHEAVRPGDNDLTRNAGTGVEAMGERLIIVGRVLDEDERPVPNTLIEIWQANAAGRYQHDADQHDAPLDPNFIGAGRCMTNEKGEYRFVTIRPGAYPWLNHPNAWRPSHIHLSLFGPCFVTRLVTQFFFPGDPLLPLDPILSSIPSKKARERLIASYAHDVTEPEWALGYRFDIVLRGRRQTPFEEGRP